GACCGAAGTCAGGCCTGGCATGAGCGCGTGTGACATTTTCAGCCCTTGGGAAGAGGATACTTTAGCCACTCCTCTTGTCAACCCGGGTGTCTGGCCCCCAACTACCAGCACCGACCGGCTAACATCTTGATTTATCGCTGCTATAATGGGGATATAAGCAGAGAGGAGACCACAAGGAAAGGAGACCGCCATGTTGGCCAAAGGATTGAAAGCGTTTCTCGACAAGGAACACATCCGCTACTCGACCCTCACCCACGCCCCCGCCTTCACCGCGGAGGAGATCGCCGCCTCGGCCCACATCCCCGGCAAGAACCTGGCGAAGACCGTCATGGTCAAGCTCGACGGCAAGCTGGCCATGGCCGTGCTCCCCGCCCCCGAAAAGGTCGATCTCGACCGGTTGCGGGAGGTGACCGGGGCGCGCAAGGCGATTCTCGCCGCCGAGGAGGATTTCAGGGGACGCTTCCCCGGTTACGAGATCGGCGCCATGCCCCCCTTCGGCAATCTCTACGGCATGGACGTCTTCGTCGCCGCCACCCTGGCCGAGGACACGGAGATCGCCTTCAACGCCGGCACCCATACCGACCTGGTGCTGATGCGCTACGCCGATTTCGCCCGACTGGCCCAACCGAAGGTGGTGAGTTTTTCGGTCCGGCATTAGGCAAACGGCAAAAGAGGGCAGCATGGAGACGGGCCTGCTGACGAAGCAGGCCCGTTTGCGTTGCAGACACGGAACGAGGGAATTTTCAGGGCCGGGAAGCAGCAGTCATGGGGAGTTGACCTGGTCCTGCCGCTCGTCCAGCACCCGGAATCCCGTTCGGGGGGGATAGCCTGGCCGAGGAGGTGGGCGCGCAGGGGCACAAAGGCGGCCGCCGCGTCAGCGAACGAAGTTCATATAGATTTTGGCCTCTCTCTGCGGCGGGGCAACCGTGCCTTTGCCGTTTTCGACCAGCTTCATCAGCCACGCCATGTTCCGGCCCAGCACCCGCATGATCTGTGCCCCCTCTGCATCCTGTGTCACTTCTCCCGGCCGGGCTCCATGGATCACGTTCCAGTAATTGGACGTCGGGATCAACATTTCGGAATAGCAGAGATAATTGTTCAGTTGGTCGAAGGTGGGCAGCCCCCCGGAACGCCGTACCGCGACCACCGCCGCACCGACCTTGTGGCGCAGCATGCCGCCATTGACGCCGGTCACATAGAAGGCCCGATCCAGAAAGGATTTCATGGTTCCGCCCATCGCCGCGTAGTGAACGGGAGAGCCTAAAATGATTCCATCGGCATGCTTCATTTTCTGGATCCACTCATTGACCTCATCGCCAGGCAGCACGCATTGTTCATTTTTGTTTTTGATGCACTGGCCGCAGGCGGTACAGCCTCTGACCACCTTGTTCCCGACCTGGACGATTTCCGTCTCGATTCCCTCCTTTTCCAGTTCAGCGGCCACCATGCTAATGGCATGAAAGGTGTTCCCTTCGTTTTTGGGGCTTCCATTGAATGCCAGCGCTTTCATAAATCTTTCCTCCCGTTGGGTTAATGGTTGCCAAAAGAGCTCTTTTCTTTCGCGAGCTGCCGGGCTATATTTGGCCATATGAATCAAAACGTCAATAACGGACTTATTTGTAACGTAGTATCCTGAATTAAACGTAGTTCCTATTTTGGAACTGAAAAACAAGCGGAGAGTTGACATGCAACCGAACCGGCAGCGAAGCTCATGATCTATCGGGAGAAAGCGTACAAGTGCGGCATCGACGTCACCCTG
This is a stretch of genomic DNA from Desulfuromonadales bacterium. It encodes these proteins:
- a CDS encoding flavodoxin family protein encodes the protein MKALAFNGSPKNEGNTFHAISMVAAELEKEGIETEIVQVGNKVVRGCTACGQCIKNKNEQCVLPGDEVNEWIQKMKHADGIILGSPVHYAAMGGTMKSFLDRAFYVTGVNGGMLRHKVGAAVVAVRRSGGLPTFDQLNNYLCYSEMLIPTSNYWNVIHGARPGEVTQDAEGAQIMRVLGRNMAWLMKLVENGKGTVAPPQREAKIYMNFVR
- a CDS encoding YbaK/EbsC family protein — protein: MLAKGLKAFLDKEHIRYSTLTHAPAFTAEEIAASAHIPGKNLAKTVMVKLDGKLAMAVLPAPEKVDLDRLREVTGARKAILAAEEDFRGRFPGYEIGAMPPFGNLYGMDVFVAATLAEDTEIAFNAGTHTDLVLMRYADFARLAQPKVVSFSVRH